From Lysinibacillus sp. SGAir0095, the proteins below share one genomic window:
- the purM gene encoding phosphoribosylformylglycinamidine cyclo-ligase, whose amino-acid sequence MSKAYEQAGVNIEAGYEAVNRMKSHVERTKRLGVMGTFGGFGGMFDLSSLNLKEPVLISGTDGVGTKLKLAFMVDKHDTIGVDCVAMCVNDIVAQGAEPLYFLDYVAVGKAEPAKIEQIVKGVADGCVQAGSALIGGETAEMPGLYEEDEYDLAGFAVGACEKANVVTGEEITEGDVLIGLASSGVHSNGYSLVRKIVFADNGFAVDEVVEGYEKLGPIGEALLVPTKIYARPVLEILKQAKIHGMAHVTGGGFYENLPRMMPEGLATEINLGSWPVLPIFEFLKDKGALADKDLYNVFNMGIGFVLSVPASEAEKVLAIAEENGEKAYKIGRVVKGEGVVFNGSHDGSLS is encoded by the coding sequence ATGTCAAAAGCATATGAACAAGCGGGCGTTAATATAGAAGCTGGTTACGAGGCGGTAAATCGAATGAAATCCCACGTTGAACGGACAAAACGTTTAGGTGTCATGGGGACGTTTGGTGGCTTCGGAGGCATGTTTGACTTGTCCTCTTTAAACTTAAAGGAACCGGTTCTTATTTCAGGTACTGACGGTGTTGGGACAAAATTAAAGCTCGCATTTATGGTCGACAAACACGATACAATTGGTGTGGATTGTGTAGCGATGTGTGTTAACGATATCGTTGCTCAAGGTGCAGAGCCGCTATATTTCTTAGATTATGTTGCAGTAGGAAAAGCGGAACCTGCGAAAATTGAACAAATCGTAAAAGGTGTGGCAGATGGCTGTGTGCAAGCTGGTAGTGCCTTAATTGGCGGCGAAACAGCAGAAATGCCAGGACTGTATGAAGAAGATGAATACGATCTAGCTGGATTTGCAGTAGGAGCTTGTGAAAAAGCAAATGTAGTCACTGGTGAGGAAATTACAGAGGGTGACGTTCTGATTGGTCTTGCTTCAAGCGGAGTTCACTCCAACGGTTATTCACTAGTTCGCAAAATTGTTTTTGCTGATAATGGCTTTGCAGTTGACGAGGTTGTGGAAGGATACGAAAAGCTTGGTCCAATCGGGGAAGCTTTGCTTGTACCAACCAAAATTTACGCAAGACCTGTACTGGAAATTCTAAAACAAGCAAAAATTCATGGAATGGCTCATGTTACAGGCGGCGGCTTTTATGAAAACCTTCCACGTATGATGCCTGAAGGATTAGCAACTGAAATCAATCTAGGAAGCTGGCCAGTATTGCCAATCTTTGAATTTTTAAAAGACAAAGGAGCTTTAGCTGATAAAGATTTATATAACGTTTTCAATATGGGTATTGGATTTGTTCTTTCAGTTCCTGCTTCTGAAGCAGAGAAGGTACTTGCCATTGCTGAAGAGAACGGAGAAAAAGCATACAAGATTGGTCGCGTAGTTAAAGGCGAAGGTGTCGTGTTTAATGGATCCCATGATGGGAGCTTAAGTTAA